The sequence below is a genomic window from Actinomycetes bacterium.
TCAAGGAGCGCAAGAAGTACGGCCTCAAGAAGGCCCGCAAGGCGCCCCAGTACTCCAAGCGCTGACCGCGCGAGGCGAAGCGCGTGGCCGCTGACCGCCTGTTCGGCACCGACGGCGTCCGTGGTGTCGCCAACATCGACCTGACCGCCGAGCTGGCGCTCGACCTGTCCGTCGCCGCTGCCCACGTCCTCGCCGACGCCGGCGCCTTCGAGGGGCACCGGCCGGTCGCCGTTCTGGGTCGTGACCCGCGTGCGTCCGGGGAGTTCCTGAGCGCGGCTGTTGCTGCGGGCCTGGCCAGCGCCGGCGTCGACGTGCTCGACGTGGGGGTGCTGCCGACGCCGGCCGTCGCCTTCCTCACCGACGACCTGGGTGCCGACCTCGGGGTGATGATCTCCGCATCGCACAACCCGATGCCGGACAACGGCATCAAGGTCTTCGCTCGGGGCGGGATCAAGCTCGACGACGAGCTCGAGGACGCGATCGAACGGCGGATGCGCGAGCCCTGGGAGCGCCCGGTCGGCGCCGGGGTGGGCCGGATCCGGCCCTACGCCCAGGGCGCGGAGCGCTACCTGGAGTTCCTGGCGAAGGCGGCGCCCGTACGCCTCGACGGGCTCAGCGTCGTCGTCGACTGCGCCCACGGCGCCGCGTCCCTCATCGCCCCCGAGGCCCTGCGTCGCGCCGGCGCCGACGTCGTCGCGATCGCCGCCGAGCCCGACGGGCTGAACATCAACGACGGCGTCGGGTCGACCCACCTCGAGGCACTGCGCAAGGCCGTCGTCGAGAGCGGCGCCGACGCGGGGATCGCCCACGACGGGGACGCCGACCGTTGCCTCGCCGTGTCGGCTGACGGCAGCGTCGTGGACGGCGACCAGATCATGGCCGTGCTCGCCCTCGCCCGCCGCGCGGCCGGGACGCTGGCCCGCGACACCGTCGTGGTCACCGTGATGTCGAACCTGGGGTTCCGCCTCGCCATGGAGCGCGAGGGGGTCCACGTCGTCGAGACCGCGGTCGGCGACCGCTACGTGCTCGAGGCGATGCGCGCCGGCGGGTACGTCCTCGGCGGAGAGCAGTCCGGCCACGTCGTCATGCTCGACCACGCCACGACGGGGGATGGCGTGCTGACCGCCCTGAGCCTGCTCGGGCGGATGGCCGACACGAAACGTTCGTTGGCCGAGCTCG
It includes:
- the glmM gene encoding phosphoglucosamine mutase; translation: MAADRLFGTDGVRGVANIDLTAELALDLSVAAAHVLADAGAFEGHRPVAVLGRDPRASGEFLSAAVAAGLASAGVDVLDVGVLPTPAVAFLTDDLGADLGVMISASHNPMPDNGIKVFARGGIKLDDELEDAIERRMREPWERPVGAGVGRIRPYAQGAERYLEFLAKAAPVRLDGLSVVVDCAHGAASLIAPEALRRAGADVVAIAAEPDGLNINDGVGSTHLEALRKAVVESGADAGIAHDGDADRCLAVSADGSVVDGDQIMAVLALARRAAGTLARDTVVVTVMSNLGFRLAMEREGVHVVETAVGDRYVLEAMRAGGYVLGGEQSGHVVMLDHATTGDGVLTALSLLGRMADTKRSLAELASVMERLPQVLVNVRDVDRGRVETAPGLLAALARAEALLGGQGRVLLRPSGTEPVVRVMVEAPTELVAREVAEQLADVVRVELALG